One region of Acropora muricata isolate sample 2 chromosome 13, ASM3666990v1, whole genome shotgun sequence genomic DNA includes:
- the LOC136895692 gene encoding uncharacterized protein isoform X2 — protein sequence MSIQGSSFPVASGSFSQEATGGCASASFILSRKLKVTLLSSEWGSTKGGLSTLNRELAIQLAKNDNVEVSMYLPLCSEDDERAAAGFRVCLLKAKKKPGYDPIDWLASVPKDHHMDIVIGHGICLGRQVLTIKELCPDCKWIQVVHTDAEELAMFKDYADPTVKGAKKHQAEVELCKLADQVVAVGPKLTENFARYLRSCGKDQAVINLTPGIFSEFTKLNINQAAEERETFRVLVFGRGDSEDFLVKGYDIAACAVAMLKAKEPFFKLVFVGAPDGEEDKVKERFLEEGILPSQLIVRRAKERDELAKQFYEADLVMMPSRTEGFGLAALEALSAGLPVLVSKNSGVGKALKKVPYGSYFVVNSEKPKKWARAIKRISRKEREVRLREASLLCQSYAQTYQWEGQCSTLVGKMLEMIKVIQEEKPRTYPLTTTEGREGLNEVSSEGRSFVQQGGSPLHLHPSSTPPVMEHRHDTDIRRVFTHNSVAVKLLRAEYNRRAQLRPLLWDSTIQLPLEKIYTRLKIVSRRRGGNQGETERWSDVTWAVDSRRDEIWAEARANKANPCDVFGMLKENKDVLTIVEGRPGIGKTTFCLKLACEWANQSSSAASFPEFELVLLLKCRDIDGDLTEAIMEQLFPKDMNKDAREELFCFLEDIENQERVLIILDGLDELPEKSKNCVDDLLHRERWACCYVLATTRQEKGIELRKQPEFVYNLFLQIEGFTEEDSFEYIRRHFKIADPEHSSKGEKLIEEIKENALLRDLQTNPLNLLLLCVVYEDYEGELPSSRTDLYHVIVVCLLRRYCAKHNVEDCKEDMDLEKQFKRDVRCLGKLAWNCVLNDRHSFFEEELKELESSNEKLVVRELGFVYKEESLKRLKPQHEYCFLHKSFQEYLAASYIALKLRRKKFNVFKHLNFDAVVKKFPQVFVFVCGILREEASILFEQIGKELKSDWDWVECSEAAADFFIDSWSESGNAERMSNTLRSFIPFPPQGKFWFLSRDCIAKDWSVMRVLSFCRKFSEFESSRYFQS from the exons ATGTCGATACAG GGTTCATCCTTTCCAGTTGCTTCAGGTTCGTTTTCACAGGAAGCCACAGGAGGGTGTGCAAGTGCAAGTTTTATTTTAAGCAGGAAGCTAAAAGTGACTTTGTTAAGTTCTGAGTGGGGGTCTACAAAAGGAGGCCTGTCCACACTTAACAGAGAGCTTGCTATTCAGTTGGCAAAGAATGACAATGTGGAAGTTAGCATGTACCTTCCTCTGTGCAGTGAGGATGATGAAAGAGCAGCGGCTGGATTCAGAGTCTGTCTTCTTAAAGCAAAGAAGAAGCCTGGATATGATCCAATTGACTGGTTAGCATCAGTTCCAAAAGATCATCATATGGACATTGTGATAGGTCATGGTATCTGCCTTGGTCGACAGGTTCTAACGATAAAAGAATTATGCCCTGACTGCAAGTGGATTCAAGTTGTTCACACAGACGCTGAAGAACTTGCCATGTTTAAGGACTATGCTGATCCCACTGTCAAAGGTGCGAAAAAGCACCAGGCTGAAGTTGAACTGTGCAAATTGGCAGATCAAGTTGTGGCTGTTGGACCCAAATTGACTGAAAATTTTGCTCGCTATTTGCGTTCTTGTGGAAAGGACCAAGCTGTTATAAATCTCACCCCAGGCATCTTTTCAGAGTTTactaaattaaatataaatCAGGCTgctgaagaaagagaaacatttCGTGTCTTAGTCTTTGGCCGTGGTGATAGTGAAGATTTTCTGGTAAAGGGATACGACATTGCTGCATGTGCAGTTGCTATGCTGAAAGCCAAAGAACCCTTTTtcaaacttgtgtttgttggtgcACCAGATGGAGAAGAGGATAAAGTGAAGGAAAGATTCCTTGAAGAAGGCATTTTACCCAGTCAACTCATTGTGCGCAGAGCAAAGGAAAGAGATGAACTTGCTAAGCAGTTTTACGAAGCTGACCTTGTTATGATGCCCTCAAGAACTGAAGGTTTCGGTCTGGCTGCActtgaagctttgtctgctggtcTTCCTGTGCTTGTCAGTAAAAATTCGGGTGTTGGCAAGGCTTTAAAAAAGGTTCCGTATGGTTCATACTTTGTGGTTAATTCTGAAAAGCCAAAGAAATGGGCAAGGGCAATTAAGAGAATTTCCAGAAAGGAAAGGGAAGTACGGCTGAGGGAGGCTAGTTTGCTTTGTCAAAGCTATGCACAGACATACCAATGGGAAGGGCAATGCAGCACACTTGTTGGGAAGATGCTTGAAATGATCAAAG TAATTCAAGAGGAAAAACCCAGGACATATCCTTTGACCACAACTGAAGGAAGAGAGGGACTGAATGAAG TTTCATCAGAAGGACGATCCTTCGTGCAACAGGGAGGGAGCCCTTTGCATCTACATCCGAGTTCCACGCCACCCGTCATGGAACATAGACATGATACAGACATCCGTAGAG TATTCACTCATAATTCAGTTGCTGTGAAGTTGCTGAGAGCAGAGTACAACAGACGAGCTCAATTGAGGCCACTTTTGTGGGATAGCACGATACAATTACCGCTTGAAAAGATCTACACAAGattaaaaattgtctcaagACGGAGAGGAGGTAATCAAGGGGAAACCGAACGCTGGAGTGATGTGACCTGGGCTGTGGACTCCCGGCGAGATGAGATTTGGGCGGAAGCACGGGCTAATAAGGCGAATCCTTGCGATGTCTTTGGTatgttaaaggaaaataaagacGTCTTGACTATTGTCGAGGGACGCCCAGGAATTGGTAAAACAACTTTCTGTCTTAAACTTGCCTGTGAATGGGCAAATCAAAGCAGCTCTGCTGCAAGTTTTCCAGAGTTCGAACTAGTTTTGCTGTTAAAATGCCGAGATATTGATGGAGATCTAACTGAAGCCATCATGGAACAACTTTTTCCAAAGGATATGAACAAAGATGCCAGGGAAGAGCTCTTTTGTTTCTTGGAGGATATTGAAAATCAAGAgagagttttaattattttggacGGCTTGGACGAACTGCCAGAAAAGTCGAAGAATTGCGTGGATGATCTTCTCCACAGAGAAAGGTGGGCTTGCTGTTATGTGTTGGCCACTACGCGACAAGAGAAAGGAATTGAACTCCGAAAACAGCCTGAGTTTGTGTATAATTTATTTCTACAAATTGAAGGGTTCACAGAAGAGGACTCGTTTGAGTACATCAGGAGGCATTTCAAGATTGCTGACCCAGAGCACTCATCGAAGGGGGAGAAGCTCAtagaagaaatcaaagaaaacgcACTCTTGCGAGACCTGCAAACAAATCCATTAAATTTGCTTCTTCTTTGCGTCGTTTACGAAGATTATGAAGGAGAGCTGCCATCATCCCGTACTGATCTCTACCATGTCATTGTCGTGTGTCTTTTGAGAAGATATTGCGCGAAACACAATGTGGAGGATTGTAAAGAGGACATGGACTTGGAGAAACAATTTAAAAGGGACGTCCGTTGTCTCGGAAAGCTGGCCTGGAACTGCGTGCTGAATGAtcgccacagtttctttgaagAGGAGTTGAAAGAATTGGAGAGTAGTAATGAGAAGTTGGTAGTCCGTGAACTGGGCTTTGTGTATAAGGAAGAAAGTTTGAAGCGATTGAAGCCACAACACGAATACTGCTTTCTACATAAGTCGTTTCAAGAGTATCTGGCTGCGTCATACATTGCGCTCAAGTTACGAAGAAAGAAGTTCAATGTATTTAAGCATTTAAACTTTGATGCTGTGGTAAAGAAGTTCCCTCAGGTGTTTGTATTTGTTTGTGGAATACTGCGTGAGGAGGCAAGTATTCTGTTTGAGCAGATTGGTAAGGAGCTGAAGAGTGACTGGGACTGGGTCGAATGCAGTGAGGCAGCAGCAGATTTCTTCATTGATAGCTGGAGTGAAAGTGGAAACGCTGAAAGAATGTCAAATACTCTTCGCTCATTCATACCTTTTCCGCCACAGGGTAAATTCTGGTTTTTGAGTCGCGATTGTATAGCTAAGGACTGGAGCGTGATGAGAGTTTTATCGTTCTGCAGAAAATTTTCCGAGTTTGAAAGCTCTAGATATTTCCAATCTTGA
- the LOC136895692 gene encoding uncharacterized protein isoform X1, which yields MSIQGSSFPVASGSFSQEATGGCASASFILSRKLKVTLLSSEWGSTKGGLSTLNRELAIQLAKNDNVEVSMYLPLCSEDDERAAAGFRVCLLKAKKKPGYDPIDWLASVPKDHHMDIVIGHGICLGRQVLTIKELCPDCKWIQVVHTDAEELAMFKDYADPTVKGAKKHQAEVELCKLADQVVAVGPKLTENFARYLRSCGKDQAVINLTPGIFSEFTKLNINQAAEERETFRVLVFGRGDSEDFLVKGYDIAACAVAMLKAKEPFFKLVFVGAPDGEEDKVKERFLEEGILPSQLIVRRAKERDELAKQFYEADLVMMPSRTEGFGLAALEALSAGLPVLVSKNSGVGKALKKVPYGSYFVVNSEKPKKWARAIKRISRKEREVRLREASLLCQSYAQTYQWEGQCSTLVGKMLEMIKVIQEEKPRTYPLTTTEGREGLNEGIPEISSEGRSFVQQGGSPLHLHPSSTPPVMEHRHDTDIRRVFTHNSVAVKLLRAEYNRRAQLRPLLWDSTIQLPLEKIYTRLKIVSRRRGGNQGETERWSDVTWAVDSRRDEIWAEARANKANPCDVFGMLKENKDVLTIVEGRPGIGKTTFCLKLACEWANQSSSAASFPEFELVLLLKCRDIDGDLTEAIMEQLFPKDMNKDAREELFCFLEDIENQERVLIILDGLDELPEKSKNCVDDLLHRERWACCYVLATTRQEKGIELRKQPEFVYNLFLQIEGFTEEDSFEYIRRHFKIADPEHSSKGEKLIEEIKENALLRDLQTNPLNLLLLCVVYEDYEGELPSSRTDLYHVIVVCLLRRYCAKHNVEDCKEDMDLEKQFKRDVRCLGKLAWNCVLNDRHSFFEEELKELESSNEKLVVRELGFVYKEESLKRLKPQHEYCFLHKSFQEYLAASYIALKLRRKKFNVFKHLNFDAVVKKFPQVFVFVCGILREEASILFEQIGKELKSDWDWVECSEAAADFFIDSWSESGNAERMSNTLRSFIPFPPQGKFWFLSRDCIAKDWSVMRVLSFCRKFSEFESSRYFQS from the exons ATGTCGATACAG GGTTCATCCTTTCCAGTTGCTTCAGGTTCGTTTTCACAGGAAGCCACAGGAGGGTGTGCAAGTGCAAGTTTTATTTTAAGCAGGAAGCTAAAAGTGACTTTGTTAAGTTCTGAGTGGGGGTCTACAAAAGGAGGCCTGTCCACACTTAACAGAGAGCTTGCTATTCAGTTGGCAAAGAATGACAATGTGGAAGTTAGCATGTACCTTCCTCTGTGCAGTGAGGATGATGAAAGAGCAGCGGCTGGATTCAGAGTCTGTCTTCTTAAAGCAAAGAAGAAGCCTGGATATGATCCAATTGACTGGTTAGCATCAGTTCCAAAAGATCATCATATGGACATTGTGATAGGTCATGGTATCTGCCTTGGTCGACAGGTTCTAACGATAAAAGAATTATGCCCTGACTGCAAGTGGATTCAAGTTGTTCACACAGACGCTGAAGAACTTGCCATGTTTAAGGACTATGCTGATCCCACTGTCAAAGGTGCGAAAAAGCACCAGGCTGAAGTTGAACTGTGCAAATTGGCAGATCAAGTTGTGGCTGTTGGACCCAAATTGACTGAAAATTTTGCTCGCTATTTGCGTTCTTGTGGAAAGGACCAAGCTGTTATAAATCTCACCCCAGGCATCTTTTCAGAGTTTactaaattaaatataaatCAGGCTgctgaagaaagagaaacatttCGTGTCTTAGTCTTTGGCCGTGGTGATAGTGAAGATTTTCTGGTAAAGGGATACGACATTGCTGCATGTGCAGTTGCTATGCTGAAAGCCAAAGAACCCTTTTtcaaacttgtgtttgttggtgcACCAGATGGAGAAGAGGATAAAGTGAAGGAAAGATTCCTTGAAGAAGGCATTTTACCCAGTCAACTCATTGTGCGCAGAGCAAAGGAAAGAGATGAACTTGCTAAGCAGTTTTACGAAGCTGACCTTGTTATGATGCCCTCAAGAACTGAAGGTTTCGGTCTGGCTGCActtgaagctttgtctgctggtcTTCCTGTGCTTGTCAGTAAAAATTCGGGTGTTGGCAAGGCTTTAAAAAAGGTTCCGTATGGTTCATACTTTGTGGTTAATTCTGAAAAGCCAAAGAAATGGGCAAGGGCAATTAAGAGAATTTCCAGAAAGGAAAGGGAAGTACGGCTGAGGGAGGCTAGTTTGCTTTGTCAAAGCTATGCACAGACATACCAATGGGAAGGGCAATGCAGCACACTTGTTGGGAAGATGCTTGAAATGATCAAAG TAATTCAAGAGGAAAAACCCAGGACATATCCTTTGACCACAACTGAAGGAAGAGAGGGACTGAATGAAGGTATCCCTGAAA TTTCATCAGAAGGACGATCCTTCGTGCAACAGGGAGGGAGCCCTTTGCATCTACATCCGAGTTCCACGCCACCCGTCATGGAACATAGACATGATACAGACATCCGTAGAG TATTCACTCATAATTCAGTTGCTGTGAAGTTGCTGAGAGCAGAGTACAACAGACGAGCTCAATTGAGGCCACTTTTGTGGGATAGCACGATACAATTACCGCTTGAAAAGATCTACACAAGattaaaaattgtctcaagACGGAGAGGAGGTAATCAAGGGGAAACCGAACGCTGGAGTGATGTGACCTGGGCTGTGGACTCCCGGCGAGATGAGATTTGGGCGGAAGCACGGGCTAATAAGGCGAATCCTTGCGATGTCTTTGGTatgttaaaggaaaataaagacGTCTTGACTATTGTCGAGGGACGCCCAGGAATTGGTAAAACAACTTTCTGTCTTAAACTTGCCTGTGAATGGGCAAATCAAAGCAGCTCTGCTGCAAGTTTTCCAGAGTTCGAACTAGTTTTGCTGTTAAAATGCCGAGATATTGATGGAGATCTAACTGAAGCCATCATGGAACAACTTTTTCCAAAGGATATGAACAAAGATGCCAGGGAAGAGCTCTTTTGTTTCTTGGAGGATATTGAAAATCAAGAgagagttttaattattttggacGGCTTGGACGAACTGCCAGAAAAGTCGAAGAATTGCGTGGATGATCTTCTCCACAGAGAAAGGTGGGCTTGCTGTTATGTGTTGGCCACTACGCGACAAGAGAAAGGAATTGAACTCCGAAAACAGCCTGAGTTTGTGTATAATTTATTTCTACAAATTGAAGGGTTCACAGAAGAGGACTCGTTTGAGTACATCAGGAGGCATTTCAAGATTGCTGACCCAGAGCACTCATCGAAGGGGGAGAAGCTCAtagaagaaatcaaagaaaacgcACTCTTGCGAGACCTGCAAACAAATCCATTAAATTTGCTTCTTCTTTGCGTCGTTTACGAAGATTATGAAGGAGAGCTGCCATCATCCCGTACTGATCTCTACCATGTCATTGTCGTGTGTCTTTTGAGAAGATATTGCGCGAAACACAATGTGGAGGATTGTAAAGAGGACATGGACTTGGAGAAACAATTTAAAAGGGACGTCCGTTGTCTCGGAAAGCTGGCCTGGAACTGCGTGCTGAATGAtcgccacagtttctttgaagAGGAGTTGAAAGAATTGGAGAGTAGTAATGAGAAGTTGGTAGTCCGTGAACTGGGCTTTGTGTATAAGGAAGAAAGTTTGAAGCGATTGAAGCCACAACACGAATACTGCTTTCTACATAAGTCGTTTCAAGAGTATCTGGCTGCGTCATACATTGCGCTCAAGTTACGAAGAAAGAAGTTCAATGTATTTAAGCATTTAAACTTTGATGCTGTGGTAAAGAAGTTCCCTCAGGTGTTTGTATTTGTTTGTGGAATACTGCGTGAGGAGGCAAGTATTCTGTTTGAGCAGATTGGTAAGGAGCTGAAGAGTGACTGGGACTGGGTCGAATGCAGTGAGGCAGCAGCAGATTTCTTCATTGATAGCTGGAGTGAAAGTGGAAACGCTGAAAGAATGTCAAATACTCTTCGCTCATTCATACCTTTTCCGCCACAGGGTAAATTCTGGTTTTTGAGTCGCGATTGTATAGCTAAGGACTGGAGCGTGATGAGAGTTTTATCGTTCTGCAGAAAATTTTCCGAGTTTGAAAGCTCTAGATATTTCCAATCTTGA
- the LOC136895694 gene encoding uncharacterized protein isoform X2, with translation MAACNKKRCGKGLSRDREDQGFPKYDTFVATYEFLNPGVEGENIRYCSSSERGIPDAFYDQLEGDDLETEQRNDKQGRRRKLKPIEEFFMVMCRLRRGFALQHLSHLFGVATSTVSRIFTAWVNFMYLKFAQINIWPSREAVTKTMPEVFKDKYPSTRVIIDCTEIKCEMPSSLLLNTELFSSYKNHTTLKGLIGIAPNGAVTFISQLYTGSISDREIVIRSGFLAQEFSEGDSVMEDKGFTIQDLLPLGTSLNIPPFLGQFEQMSPENVIRTQQIASVRIHVERAINRIKNYRIWSGVIPLSLFGLVNQMWSICSFLSNVQDPLIST, from the exons ATGGCTGCATGCAATAAGAAGAGATGTGGGAAAGGACTTTCGCGTGACAGAGAAGACCAAG GTTTTCCCAAGTATGATACTTTTGTAGCCACTTACGAATTTCTAAACCCAGGAGTTGAAGGGGAAAACATCAGATACTGCTCTTCTTCTGAACGCGGTATACCAGATGCATTCTACGATCAGTTAGAAGGAGACGACTTAGAAACAGAGCAACGGAACGACAAACAGGGGAGACGAAGAAAGCTCAAACCTATTGAGGAATTTTTTATGGTAATGTGCCGCCTGCGAAGAGGGTTTGCTTTGCAGcatctttcacatttatttGGAGTTGCAACATCAACTGTCAGCCGAATCTTTACTGCTTGGGTTAATTTTATGTACCTGAAGTTTGCTCAGATAAACATCTGGCCATCTCGTGAGGCTGTTACAAAAACTATGCCAGAAGTATTCAAGGACAAGTATCCTTCCACGCGTGTTATTATAGACTGTACTGAAATAAAATGCGAAATGCCCAGTAGTCTCCTATTAAACACAGAACTATTTAGTTCTTATAAAAATCATACGACACTTAAAGGGTTGATTGGAATCGCACCCAATGGTGCAGTAACCTTTATAAGCCAGTTATATACAGGCAGCATCTCGGATAGAGAAATTGTCATCCGCAGTGGTTTTCTGGCACAAGAATTCAGTGAAGGAGACTCTGTCATGGAAGACAAGGGCTTTACTATTCAGGATCTCTTGCCCTTGGGAACAAGCCTAAACATCCCTCCATTTCTTGGACAATTTGAGCAGATGAGTCCTGAGAATGTTATAAGAACTCAACAAATTGCCAGTGTACGAATTCACGTTGAACGAGCTATAAACAGGATTAAGAACTACAGAATTTGGAGTGGAGTTATTCCCCTGAGTTTGTTTGGACTGGTCAATCAGATGTGgagtatttgttcttttttgagTAATGTACAGGATCCTCTCATCTCTACCTGA
- the LOC136895694 gene encoding uncharacterized protein isoform X1: MPSFCCVPECNQKGYKDEKNDKISYFNFPTAKTRRKQWLHAIRRDVGKDFRVTEKTKVCSRHFRSSDLKKSLNGRIYVKDNVVPSRFKWCPESPQKRKAPAARFPLQATTKRKPSTSSAACSSLDSMNKSETGVQEANAYKLEQDAEDAMTEKLEEKMLSEDLKEKLLNKERELLDAENRIIALENENTLLREKLTAAEKKLECMTKRVFDIERFQCDENISFYTGFPKYDTFVATYEFLNPGVEGENIRYCSSSERGIPDAFYDQLEGDDLETEQRNDKQGRRRKLKPIEEFFMVMCRLRRGFALQHLSHLFGVATSTVSRIFTAWVNFMYLKFAQINIWPSREAVTKTMPEVFKDKYPSTRVIIDCTEIKCEMPSSLLLNTELFSSYKNHTTLKGLIGIAPNGAVTFISQLYTGSISDREIVIRSGFLAQEFSEGDSVMEDKGFTIQDLLPLGTSLNIPPFLGQFEQMSPENVIRTQQIASVRIHVERAINRIKNYRIWSGVIPLSLFGLVNQMWSICSFLSNVQDPLIST, encoded by the coding sequence ATGCCTTCGTTCTGCTGCGTGCCTGAATGCAACCAAAAAGGTTACAAGGATGAGAAAAACGATAAGATATCGTATTTTAATTTTCCCACCGCTAAAACTAGACGTAAACAATGGCTGCATGCAATAAGAAGAGATGTGGGAAAGGACTTTCGCGTGACAGAGAAGACCAAGGTGTGTTCTCGACATTTTCGGTCAAGTGATTTGAAAAAGTCGCTGAATGGAAGAATATATGTAAAAGATAATGTGGTCCCTTCAAGATTTAAATGGTGTCCGGAATCACCACAAAAGAGGAAGGCTCCAGCGGCACGATTTCCTTTACAAGCTACCACAAAAAGAAAGCCATCGACCAGCTCTGCGGCATGTAGTTCATTAGATTCAATGAATAAAAGTGAAACCGGCGTTCAAGAAGCAAATGCGTATAAACTAGAGCAAGATGCAGAGGATGCCATGACTGAAAAATTGGAAGAAAAGATGCTGTCTGAAGACCTTAAGGAGAAACTTTTAAATAAGGAAAGAGAGCTTCTCGATGCGGAAAACCGAATAATTGCACTAGAAAACGAAAACACTCTGCTTCGTGAGAAATTAACGGCAGCGGAGAAAAAACTTGAATGTATGACTAAGCGCGTGTTTGATATAGAAAGATTTCAATGCGACGAAAACATATCTTTCTACACAGGTTTTCCCAAGTATGATACTTTTGTAGCCACTTACGAATTTCTAAACCCAGGAGTTGAAGGGGAAAACATCAGATACTGCTCTTCTTCTGAACGCGGTATACCAGATGCATTCTACGATCAGTTAGAAGGAGACGACTTAGAAACAGAGCAACGGAACGACAAACAGGGGAGACGAAGAAAGCTCAAACCTATTGAGGAATTTTTTATGGTAATGTGCCGCCTGCGAAGAGGGTTTGCTTTGCAGcatctttcacatttatttGGAGTTGCAACATCAACTGTCAGCCGAATCTTTACTGCTTGGGTTAATTTTATGTACCTGAAGTTTGCTCAGATAAACATCTGGCCATCTCGTGAGGCTGTTACAAAAACTATGCCAGAAGTATTCAAGGACAAGTATCCTTCCACGCGTGTTATTATAGACTGTACTGAAATAAAATGCGAAATGCCCAGTAGTCTCCTATTAAACACAGAACTATTTAGTTCTTATAAAAATCATACGACACTTAAAGGGTTGATTGGAATCGCACCCAATGGTGCAGTAACCTTTATAAGCCAGTTATATACAGGCAGCATCTCGGATAGAGAAATTGTCATCCGCAGTGGTTTTCTGGCACAAGAATTCAGTGAAGGAGACTCTGTCATGGAAGACAAGGGCTTTACTATTCAGGATCTCTTGCCCTTGGGAACAAGCCTAAACATCCCTCCATTTCTTGGACAATTTGAGCAGATGAGTCCTGAGAATGTTATAAGAACTCAACAAATTGCCAGTGTACGAATTCACGTTGAACGAGCTATAAACAGGATTAAGAACTACAGAATTTGGAGTGGAGTTATTCCCCTGAGTTTGTTTGGACTGGTCAATCAGATGTGgagtatttgttcttttttgagTAATGTACAGGATCCTCTCATCTCTACCTGA